One window of Oryza brachyantha chromosome 12, ObraRS2, whole genome shotgun sequence genomic DNA carries:
- the LOC102707827 gene encoding zinc finger BED domain-containing protein DAYSLEEPER-like has product MAEASNPTQRRSQAGGRKLARRSGVWKHFTRFADVDGTAKARCNICSQVLGADTRSGTSSLWGHWRRHEQRQEMPGQSVDPAPPPQPPSPALAGAAEELARMIALRVYDPSVVEDDGFRSFLRRVSPGFQVPSRSSLAVEEMCDAIFHETRKDILSRIGDVAPGMLSLAVGTMRTVRGKVLYTACHFIDDEWKLHKVIMDAYPDLHFYDLRAGLLGVDYVCLSPHFIRSAIGKVVDDILYNRDLDNVFMMVWEIEGSHDIDRKLEKYQFIATNHTSTTYMDNVIHSIARLLTLHRDFTGEMYSDLLDLDLTRQDRHRFFSQLGLDYHHLWTYNEDWYSQYCSLEILRNKGYGYTDTLFTELLCMLWGAIYRSIQRISAPNCPTSSNLCLLQLFNLREVFRHQLAKASGEDAFAYNDSNGFHALEDGKDVADILREAMVALDKALQDFYLIWSIPLILDPRYKLVFTKSIFETAYGSQAAEYISKVQQNISELYSAYVEDQTELVCYLEDERVLDLAEGFDILSWWKVHGSVRYPTVARMARDALAMPTSSTLSSEQISHVMSIIRGYSMKGWFS; this is encoded by the coding sequence ATGGCAGAGGCGAGCAATCCCACGCAACGGCGATCGCAAGCTGGAGGGAGAAAGCTAGCCCGGAGGTCCGGCGTGTGGAAGCACTTCACCCGCTTCGCCGACGTAGACGGGACGGCCAAAGCGAGGTGCAACATCTGCAGCCAGGTGCTCGGCGCCGACACGAGGAGCGGCACGAGCAGCCTGTGGGGCCACTGGAGACGGCACGAGCAACGGCAAGAAATGCCCGGCCAATCAGTAGATCCGGCACCGCCAccgcagccgccgtcgccggcgctggcTGGCGCTGCAGAAGAGCTAGCTCGGATGATCGCGTTGCGCGTGTACGACCCGTCGGTCGTCGAGGACGACGGCTTCAGGAGCTTCTTGCGCCGCGTCAGCCCGGGGTTCCAGGTGCCGTCCCGCTCCAGCCTCGCCGTCGAGGAGATGTGCGACGCGATCTTCCATGAAACAAGGAAGGACATCCTCTCCAGGATAGGCGACGTCGCTCCTGGGATGCTCAGTTTGGCTGTGGGTACAATGAGAACCGTCCGAGGGAAAGTGCTGTATACGGCGTGCCATTTCATTGACGATGAATGGAAGCTTCACAAGGTAATCATGGATGCTTACCCCGATCTACATTTTTATGACCTTCGTGCCGGGCTGTTGGGAGTTGACTATGTTTGTCTATCTCCGCATTTCATTCGAAGTGCCATTGGGAAAGTTGTGGATGACATCTTATATAATCGTGATCTAGATAATGTGTTCATGATGGTGTGGGAAATAGAGGGCTCCCACGATATTGACCGTAAACTAGAGAAGTACCAATTCATAGCGACAAACCATACCAGTACAACCTACATGGACAATGTGATTCACTCGATTGCTAGATTGCTTACACTGCATCGAGACTTCACTGGTGAGATGTACTCAGACTTGTTAGATTTAGATTTGACTAGACAAGACCGCCATCGGTTTTTTTCACAACTTGGTCTAGATTATCACCACCTGTGGACATATAATGAAGATTGGTACTCGCAATACTGTTCTTTGGAAATTCTTCGCAATAAAGGCTATGGATATACGGATACACTGTTTACAGAACTATTGTGTATGCTCTGGGGGGCAATATACCGTTCAATTCAAAGGATTTCTGCCCCCAATTGTCCCACATCATCAAATCTTTGTCTTCTACAGTTGTTTAACCTGAGGGAAGTTTTTAGGCACCAACTAGCAAAGGCAAGTGGAGAGGATGCATTTGCCTACAACGATTCTAATGGATTTCATGCCCTCGAAGATGGCAAAGATGTTGCAGACATTCTTAGAGAAGCAATGGTGGCCTTAGACAAGGCTTTACAAGATTTCTACCTAATCTGGTCTATACCACTCATACTGGATCCCCGGTACAAGCTCGTGTTCACAAAATCCATTTTCGAAACAGCCTACGGCTCCCAGGCTGCCGAATACATCTCTAAGGTACAGCAAAATATCAGTGAGCTATATTCTGCTTATGTTGAAGACCAAACTGAACTTGTTTGTTATCTAGAAGATGAGAGAGTCCTTGATCTAGCAGAAGGTTTTGACATTCTTAGCTGGTGGAAGGTTCATGGCTCAGTTCGCTACCCAACGGTGGCTCGGATGGCGAGGGACGCTTTGGCGATGCCCACAAGCAGCACGCTTTCTTCTGAGCAAATCTCGCATGTCATGAGCATCATTCGCGGCTACTCCATGAAGGGGTGGTTCAGTTAG
- the LOC102707541 gene encoding aquaporin NIP3-3-like, producing MDVSSPAQPPASTSSAAAAAAATNLEPTSSDGRSHGSKIMPFELAVTDPEEPQPSHGPRRRRGRRRPPWRPCPSSLPKEDAVPLIKKTAAEFLGTFVLIFAMLSTIVVDAQHGGVEGLLGVAASIGLAVTVLIMSLVHVSGCHINPAVSVAMAAFGRLPPAHLAPYVAAQVLGAAAAAFAVEGIHHPASRGWMVTVPRVGTVEAFFLEFVTTFVLLFVITALATDPNAVKELIAVAVGGTVMMNVLVAGPSTGASMNPARTLGPAIVTGNYTKIWVYMVSTPLGALAGTGAYAAIKL from the exons ATGGATGTTTCGTCACCGGCTCAGCCGCCGgcgtccacctcctccgcagccgccgccgccgccgccacaaaTTTGGAACCCACCAGTTCCGACGGCAGAAGCCATGGCTCCAAGATCATGCCATTCGAGCTGGCCGTCACTGATCCCGAGGAGCCACAGCCCTCTCATggacctcgtcgccggcgtggtcgtcgtcgtcctccatgGCGTCCATGTCCATCGTCCCTCCCGAAGGAGGACGCCGTGCCGCTCATCAAGAAGACGGCGGCCGAGTTCCTCGGCACGTTCGTCCTCATCTTCGCCATGCTCTCCACCATCGTGGTCGACGCGCAgcacggcggcgtggagggcCTCCTCGGCGTGGCGGCGTCGATCGGGCTCGCCGTGACGGTGCTCATCATGTCCCTCGTCCACGTCTCCGGCTGCCACATCAACCCGGCGGTCAGCGTCGCCATGGCGGCGTTCGGCCGCCTCCCGCCCGCCCACCTCGCCCCCTACGTCGCCGCGCAggtgctcggcgccgccgccgccgcgttcgcCGTCGAGGGGATCCACCACCCGGCGAGCCGCGGGTGGATGGTGACGGTGCCCAGGGTCGGGACGGTGGAGGCGTTCTTCCTCGAgttcgtcaccaccttcgtcCTTCTCTTCGTCATCACGGCACTCGCCACCGATCCTAatgca GTTAAAGAGTTGATAGCAGTGGCGGTCGGAGGAACAGTGATGATGAACGTTCTTGTTGCAGG GCCATCAACAGGAGCATCAATGAACCCTGCAAGAACACTTGGCCCGGCCATTGTTACTGGGAATTACACCAAGATATGGGTCTATATGGTTTC